A window of the Lolium perenne isolate Kyuss_39 chromosome 7, Kyuss_2.0, whole genome shotgun sequence genome harbors these coding sequences:
- the LOC127312203 gene encoding berberine bridge enzyme-like Cyn d 4, with translation MATAPSFLFALLAVCTAISTAAAMATAPTNTTGFVSCLTVHIPPGIVYTQASDSYPSVLDFSIKNLRFVTPATPTPLVIIKATNASHVQAAVRCGVAHGVRVLPRSGGHDYEGLSYRSIDAACPFSVVDLAALRAIRVDVKRKSAWVDSGATLGELYYGIANKSARLGFPGGIGPTVGIGGHFSGGGFGLMMRKHGLAADHVVDAVVVDAEGRLLDRAGMGEDHFWAIRGGGGGSFGIVVSWKLQLVRVPATVTVFTVHRPRNRSASDLLTKWQQVAPALPRDVILRVVVQNQEAQFESLYLGRRTGIVATMARMFPELGVTREDCIEMSWIESVLYFAFYGTGKPAALLLDRGTKPDRYFKAKSDFVHQPIPRHAWESTWSWFLKDGAGLLILDPYGGKMGRVAPSATPFPHRRALYNVQYYGFWWDNGTEASEQHMGWIRGLHQEMEPYVSKNPRGAYVNYRDLDLGVNDDYCSNGAENGYVKARAWGEPYFKANFERLAAVKAMVDPRDFFRNEQSIPPLR, from the coding sequence ATGGCCACAGCTCCAAGCTTCCTATTTGCACTGCTCGCCGTTTGCACTGCCATCTCCACGGCTGCGGCCATGGCTACTGCGCCAACCAACACAACCGGTTTCGTAAGCTGCCTCACCGTCCATATTCCTCCGGGGATCGTCTACACGCAAGCGTCGGATTCCTACCCGTCCGTGCTCGACTTCTCCATCAAGAACCTCCGGTTCGTCACGCCGGCCACCCCGACACCCCTAGTCATCATCAAGGCCACCAACGCCTCCCACGTCCAGGCTGCCGTGCGCTGCGGCGTGGCGCACGGCGTCCGCGTGCTCCCGCGCAGCGGCGGCCATGACTACGAGGGCCTGTCCTACCGCTCCATCGACGCGGCATGCCCTTTCTCCGTCGTCGACCTGGCCGCGCTGCGCGCGATCCGCGTCGACGTCAAGAGGAAGTCGGCGTGGGTAGACTCGGGAGCCACGCTAGGCGAGCTTTACTACGGCATCGCCAACAAGAGCGCGCGCCTCGGGTTCCCCGGCGGTATCGGCCCGACGGTCGGCATCGGCGGCCACTTCAGCGGCGGCGGCTTCGGCCTGATGATGCGGAAGCACGGCCTCGCCGCCGATCACGTCGTCGACGCCGTCGTGGTGGACGCCGAGGGGAGGCTTCTGGACAGGGCCGGCATGGGGGAGGACCACTTCTGGGCCATCCGAGGCGGCGGGGGTGGGAGCTTCGGCATCGTGGTGTCCTGGAAGCTCCAGCTCGTGCGCGTCCCGGCGACCGTCACGGTGTTCACCGTCCACCGGCCACGAAACCGATCTGCCAGCGATCTCCTCACCAAGTGGCAACAGGTAGCACCGGCTCTGCCCCGCGACGTCATCCTCCGAGTGGTGGTGCAGAACCAGGAGGCGCAGTTCGAGTCCCTGTACCTCGGCAGGCGCACCGGCATCGTCGCGACGATGGCCAGGATGTTCCCGGAGCTCGGCGTGACGCGGGAGGACTGCATAGAGATGAGCTGGATCGAGTCCGTCCTCTACTTCGCCTTCTACGGCACGGGCAAGCCGGCGGCGCTGCTCCTGGACAGAGGGACCAAGCCGGACAGGTACTTCAAGGCCAAGTCCGACTTCGTGCACCAGCCCATCCCCAGGCACGCGTGGGAGAGCACGTGGAGCTGGTTCCTCAAGGACGGGGCAGGGCTGCTCATCCTCGACCCCTATGGCGGCAAGATGGGCCGCGTCGCGCCGTCGGCCACGCCGTTCCCGCACCGGCGAGCTCTCTACAACGTCCAGTATTATGGGTTCTGGTGGGACAACGGGACGGAGGCGTCGGAGCAGCACATGGGCTGGATCAGGGGGCTGCATCAGGAGATGGAGCCGTACGTGTCCAAGAACCCCAGAGGCGCCTACGTCAACTACAGGGACCTTGACCTCGGTGTAAACGACGACTACTGCAGCAATGGCGCCGAAAACGGCTACGTGAAGGCTAGAGCTTGGGGCGAGCCATACTTCAAGGCTAACTTTGAGAGGCTGGCCGCCGTGAAAGCCATGGTGGATCCACGTGACTTCTTCAGGAATGAGCAGAGCATTCCTCCTCTTCGATGA